AAGTGACCTGCGGGCAGGGAATCTAACTGGAACTTGCCGTTCTTGACAGGTGCGGAGTGGTTTAAACCACGGACCTTGATGGTGCCTTCACCCTTCACATCGCCGCTAACGGAAACGGTTTTTGCGAGGTTGTTCTTGCCAAGATCGAGTTTTTCGCTGTCCTTGGAAACATTCATTTGCAGGGCGTTGCCATCCAGGGCAGCTTCAAGGATATATTCTCCCTTTGCCACATCATTGAAGGAAACCTTGCCGTCCTTGTCGGTTTCGGCAGTGTAGGAACCTTCGTTGTCCAGTTCCTGGCGTGGGGTGAGACGAACCTTGGCAAGAGCCGCGGGTTGTGCGTCTGCAGTCAAAATCTGTGCGGTAATAGCGTTGCCGGCTTCGGTACCGGAGGGGCCGCCGCCTGCTACGTTAGTGTCAGAACATGCTGAAAGACCAAGACCGAAGGCCATGGCTGTCAAGGAGAACCCTGTTGCAAGGGCTGATGTCCTGATTGACTTGAGCATGCTTGAAAGATATAAATTTTCTTTTGAAAAATTCATCATTCCCCCTTTTTAGGCGGTTCAGAACCTGTACAGGGGTCATCCACCTTGTTGGAGAGGGGGAACATGGCGATATTTAGCGCGTAGACGCGGTCGGCGCGTTCGCTCTTGCGGGCAAATTGCAGCAAACCACGACGAAATTCTTCGATACGGTGGCGAATTTCCGGCAAGTCGGATTCGTCGGCGGTAAACACCACGCTGGAAATGTCACGATCCTCGGGCTTGTGGCGGTCCAAGGATTCCAAAGCCAGTTCCATGGTATGCCTATGGAAATCGCGGACGGCAGAGCTCTTGACTTCGCCGCCGGTGCTGATGATCTGGTCGGTGATGTTCCAACCGCCGTTGCCGTCGGGAACCACAAGGCCCAGCTGCTTCATGACGCCAAGGGCGTTGCGGGCCTCATCCTGGGAGATGGCGGGAGTCAGGTTGGAACCCAGCTTGCTAATGTCGCTGGTGTCCTTGGTAATGCCGATGAGGGCGCGAAGGGCTGCGCAGGCCCAGCTTCCGAAGTAGGAAAGTTCCGGTGTAGAAAGCACGCGGGTTTCCAGGGAGCGCAGTTCCATAAGGCGGTAGTACAGCTCGGAAAGAGCCTGCTTTGCCTTGGTCTTGTTAAAACGGTAAAGGGTCTTGAAGTATTCGGCGCGACGGTCGTCCAAGCCGCAAAGGCGAATGAACACCGGCAGGGTGCTTTCGTTCAGATGGCCTTCCTTCTGGAATACGCGGACCAGCCAGGCGGGGTCAACGCCGGTTTTTTGTCCAAGGTAACGGTATGAGGTAAAAGGGTTGTCCTTCTTTGTTTCGACAAACCAATCCCTCAAAAATTCGCGGTATTCTAGGTATTCTAATACTTCAGGCATATCTATAATTTATATACCTAAAGATAAAAAAATGTTACAAAGCGTTGTGGGCGTTGAAGTTCCGTTGCCTAATTTACAACAGTAAATCTCAACGCCCCTTTTTCGGAGCGTATTTTGAGGGATTTCTGCGAAAACAGGTTACTAAAATCCCTTCAAGGCTGTGCTTAGTAACCCTTTTATTAGTTTATTCGCTCTGTTTGCAGAGAAAAAGGTTACTAAAGTAGGGTGGAAAATCGGTTTAGTAACCTAGTTGACTAGCTTTTCCTATGAATTAGTGAAAATTTTACTGAAATATTCAAAAATGGGGTTACTAAATCAGTGTGAAATTACCGTTTAGCATCCCATTTTCGTGTTTTTGGTGAAATCAATGACTGCAAATACGGGATTTTGCGGTAAAAGAATCTCTGCGGGGGTGATTGACGTCATGCATTTATAGCTCTATACCTGTTTCGCGCTCGGTGACAGTACAGCAGGCAGCCTTGAAAGTCTCGGGAGAGGCTATGATTGTTACCGATTCCTTTGCACGGGTGACTCCGGTATAAAGGATTTGATTGGTGAGCAAGGGGTGACCCTTTTGCTTGGGCAAAAACATGGTCACGTGCTTATACTCGGAACCCTGGGACTTGTGAATGGTAATGGCAAAGGCGCTTTCGATGGCGTCCTCCGGTAAAACAGCCAGAGGATAGAACACATAGTTGTCTCGGACAATATTGCTGTCTTGTGGGGGAGCCTTTTTTAGCATCAAGTAGGGAGTGTGTTCGTCGAAGACCACAATGCCTGTGTCGCCGTTGTACAGCTTGTACATTTCCTGATTTTGGGTAATAATCAGGAACTGACCCGGGAAATAACCGGAATCTTGAATTGCTTGGGTGGTGAGTGTCCCTGCAGATTGAGAATCATTTTCTTGGTGGGATTTTTTCCAAAGGCTGTGGAGTTTACTGCATGCCTTCTTGTTCAGGTTTTCTACACCACGGGCGCCTCGGCGTTCCGCAGAAAGCATTCTCTGGGTAAGACTCAACTCCCAAAGCTCATCGCGAATTTCCGTTTCACCCGTTGTTACATTGGGGTGTATTTTTTCAGCCAGTTCGGACAGCCTTTTAAAATTCTGAACCCAATCGTTGACGATTTTTTCCACACGCTTTTCTTCAAGTTTCTTTGGAGTCTTGATTTCGCTTTCCGGTTCCAGTCGGTAATACGATACGAGATCCTTTGTTTTTACGTTGGATGTCGATGCGTATGACATGGTGTCGCCTTCGGTGCTGAGGGACGGGTGCAACAGAAAGTTGTGTGGCCTGAACTTGAGCTCGTCTTTCGTTTCTGCTACAGTCTTGATTTCGTGAGCTAGGCGTCCGATGAGGGAATCGTCTGTAAAGCGGTTGGAAATTTCCAACTTTACGGTAAAATTGCGGGTACTGTTTTTTGCCTTGAGAATTTCTCCAAGGACTGCGCCGGAATCTACGGACGGCAATTGGTACGGATCACCCAGAATGAAAATACGGGCGCCTTCGGGAATTGCCTGCAGAAGGGCTGCAAACATTTCGATGTCGATCATGCTGGCTTCATCAATAACAAAGATGGAGTTTTTGGAGAATTGTTCATCTTTATTATAATGGAAGTCTCCTTTTTCTCGGGAGAATTTCAGTAGGCGATGAATGGTGCTGCTTTCAAGGTCTTTCAATTTTTTGAAAATGCGTGCGCCGCTTTCACTTTCCTTGAAGGAATCTTCAATGGCTGAAAGTCCATCGGAAAGACTTTCTCGCATGCGGTCTGCGGCCTTGCCGCTGGGAGCCGCCAAGTAAATTGTCCAGTCCAGCATTTCGCTGTTAGATTGCAGCAGCTTCCAAAGGATGTACAGCACAACGGTGGTTTTGCCAGTGCCTGGTCCACCTGTAATAATCAAGTTTTCTGTAAGGCCGCGAAGGATGGCGGTTGCTTGCTGGTTGTTGATTAGGAATGGTTTTCCCTTAATAGGCTTGCGAATTTTGGAAATTTCTTGGATGCATTCCTGAATGGATTCGTCGCTGGGGGTGGATCCATTTTTGAACAGCTGGGCTGCCGCCTTTTCGATGTAGCATTTTGCATTGAAATGCTTGGCGAAATACAGGTAGGAAATTTCTCCTGTAGTAATGATGAACGGCTTGGAATATTCATCAGTATCCAAGGGCTCATTGCAGGATCGGTTTTCCGTAATTTCAGGAAAGTCCATGTTCAGAAGTTGCGTGGCGCCTGCTGTAACGATGTTTCCGAAATCTTCTGCTTTCGGAAAATCAGATTCGCTGACTTCTGTTTCTGACGTACTGATGTTCAGCTGGACAAGACCTTGCCATTTTCGGATCCACATCTCATTAAACAGATTTTCATCAAGAGGCAGACGTGTGTTGCCATCTCCGAGCAGAGAAAAACACAGCGCCAGAAATTTCTGGGTCGGCAAATCCAT
This DNA window, taken from Fibrobacter sp., encodes the following:
- a CDS encoding AAA family ATPase — encoded protein: MNFIESENFNEFYDALKDLRGINSIDKHLLNLLFEIQPDMDLPTQKFLALCFSLLGDGNTRLPLDENLFNEMWIRKWQGLVQLNISTSETEVSESDFPKAEDFGNIVTAGATQLLNMDFPEITENRSCNEPLDTDEYSKPFIITTGEISYLYFAKHFNAKCYIEKAAAQLFKNGSTPSDESIQECIQEISKIRKPIKGKPFLINNQQATAILRGLTENLIITGGPGTGKTTVVLYILWKLLQSNSEMLDWTIYLAAPSGKAADRMRESLSDGLSAIEDSFKESESGARIFKKLKDLESSTIHRLLKFSREKGDFHYNKDEQFSKNSIFVIDEASMIDIEMFAALLQAIPEGARIFILGDPYQLPSVDSGAVLGEILKAKNSTRNFTVKLEISNRFTDDSLIGRLAHEIKTVAETKDELKFRPHNFLLHPSLSTEGDTMSYASTSNVKTKDLVSYYRLEPESEIKTPKKLEEKRVEKIVNDWVQNFKRLSELAEKIHPNVTTGETEIRDELWELSLTQRMLSAERRGARGVENLNKKACSKLHSLWKKSHQENDSQSAGTLTTQAIQDSGYFPGQFLIITQNQEMYKLYNGDTGIVVFDEHTPYLMLKKAPPQDSNIVRDNYVFYPLAVLPEDAIESAFAITIHKSQGSEYKHVTMFLPKQKGHPLLTNQILYTGVTRAKESVTIIASPETFKAACCTVTERETGIEL
- a CDS encoding TIGR02147 family protein is translated as MPEVLEYLEYREFLRDWFVETKKDNPFTSYRYLGQKTGVDPAWLVRVFQKEGHLNESTLPVFIRLCGLDDRRAEYFKTLYRFNKTKAKQALSELYYRLMELRSLETRVLSTPELSYFGSWACAALRALIGITKDTSDISKLGSNLTPAISQDEARNALGVMKQLGLVVPDGNGGWNITDQIISTGGEVKSSAVRDFHRHTMELALESLDRHKPEDRDISSVVFTADESDLPEIRHRIEEFRRGLLQFARKSERADRVYALNIAMFPLSNKVDDPCTGSEPPKKGE